In one window of Mercurialis annua linkage group LG4, ddMerAnnu1.2, whole genome shotgun sequence DNA:
- the LOC126676723 gene encoding uncharacterized protein LOC126676723, with amino-acid sequence MSSDLYFYESSLYHHSSPEMVSSENDFLLFSDPFSPFYDSSSTEIFQDFSNPIHNSLDNFTPTNTILSSSPPSHQLENLSLHQTTAQLQQPLENASNLDVLGVKNEEFQMGVDSNYNDKWVSKIIQRSYSSNSFEGKSDFLFQPYFDTLLESSSSNFHQNQTFSPPESSFLANHMRRVCSTGDLQNVRTAHLATQRSFSSPLATESSFTEEANFRVGKYSAEERKDRISKYKAKRNQRNFTKTIKYACRKTLADNRPRIRGRFARNDETGEIPKAACPNRHEDEDELWFDGVNGEEEDGGNGNRGGEELAAGDFVTTYGQAQFHYYSY; translated from the exons atgtcttctgatctttatttttatgaaagcTCATTGTACCACCATTCAAGCCCAGAAATGGTCTCTTCTGAAAAtgactttttattattttctgacCCTTTTTCACCCTTTTATGACTCTTCTTCAACTGAAATCTTTCAAGATTTTTCAAACCCAATTCATAATTCTTTAGACAATTTCACCCCTACCAACACCATTCTATCATCCTCTCCTCCAAGTCACCAGCTTGAGAATTTATCTCTTCATCAAACAACAGCCCAATTGCAGCAGCCACTTGAAAATGCTTCAAATTTGGATGTTTTAGGAgtcaaaaatgaagaatttcAAATGGGGGTTGactctaattataatgacaaatGGGTGTCAAAGATTATTCAGAGAAGTTACAGCAGTAATTCATTTGAAGGCAAAtctgattttctttttcaacCTTATTTTGACACTCTGTTAGAGTCTTCATCATCAAATTTTCATCAAAACCAGACGTTCAGCCCACCAGAAAGTTCATTTCTTGCTAATCATATGAGAAGAGTTTGCAGCACTGGAGATTTACAA AATGTAAGAACAGCACATTTAGCGACACAAAGATCATTTTCAAGTCCTTTAGCGACAGAGAGTTCGTTTACAGAGGAAGCAAATTTTAGAGTGGGCAAATACAGTGCTGAAGAGAGAAAAGATAGGATTTCTAAGTATAAAGCTAAGCGTAATCAGAGAAACTTCACCAAGACAATTAAG TATGCATGTAGGAAAACACTAGCGGACAACAGGCCTCGTATACGTGGAAGATTCGCGCGTAATGATGAAACTGGTGAGATTCCCAAAGCTGCATGCCCTAACAGACATGAAGACGAAGATGAGCTATGG TTTGATGGAGttaatggagaagaagaagatggtgGAAATGGAAATAGAGGAGGAGAAGAATTAGCAGCAGGAGATTTTGTTACTACTTATGGTCAAGCTCAGTTTCATTATTACAGTTATTGA
- the LOC126678777 gene encoding uncharacterized protein LOC126678777 gives MASQAHLDKMQLRQNYRNVWHTDLMRTIQADTPYCCFSFWCGPCVSYLLRKRALYNDMTRYVCCAGYMPCSGRCGESRCPEFCLATEVFLCFGNSVASTRFLLQDEFNIQTTQCDNCIIGFMFCLQQIACIFSIVAMIVGSEEISEASQLLSCLADMVYCTVCACMQTQHKVEMDKRDGKFGPQVMAVPPPQQMSRIDQPIPPSVGYAPQTAYGQPYGYPPPQAQGYPATGYPPPSNYPPPGYPASSNYPPPGYPPSGYPK, from the exons ATGGCTTCTCAAGCGCATCTCGACAAGATGCAGCTCCGTCAGAATTACAGGAATGTCTGGCACACTGATCTCATGCGAACCATCCAAGCTGACACTCcat ATTGCTGCTTTTCGTTTTGGTG TGGACCATGTGTGTCTTACTTACTCCGTAAACGAGCTCTTTACAATGATATGACAAG GTATGTCTGCTGTGCTGGTTATATGCCCTGTAGTGGCAGGTGTGGTGAAAGTAGGTGCCCGGAATTTTGCCTTGCCACAGAG GTATTCCTTTGCTTTGGAAATTCAGTGGCCTCTACCCGATTTCTGTTACAGGATGAATTTAACATCCAGACAACACAATGTGATAACTGCATCATT GGTTTTATGTTTTGTCTCCAACAAATTGCATGCATATTCTCCATTGTTGCAATGATTGTTGGAAGTGAGGAAATTTCCGAGGCTTCTCAGTTGCTTTCGTGTTTGGCTGATATGGTGTATTGCAC GGTCTGCGCCTGCATGCAG ACGCAACATAAGGTCGAGATGGACAAACGAGATGGAAAATTTGGGCCTCAAGTGATGGCAGTACCACCCCCTCAGCAGATGTCTCGCATTGATCAGCCGATTCCTCCCTCTGTTGGTTATGCACCTCAAACAGCATACGGACAACCCTATGGTTATCCACCTCCTCAGGCTCAAGGCTACCCCGCGACTGGTTATCCTCCTCCGTCCAATTACCCGCCACCCGGTTATCCAGCTTCGTCCAATTACCCGCCACCCGGTTATCCACCTTCCGGCTACCCTAAGTGA
- the LOC126676394 gene encoding brassinosteroid-responsive RING protein 1-like produces the protein MGFPIGYTELLLPKLLIHTLSFLGFIRKLINTLFRILGLPDFLEPDISWPETPSRMPEFYSVSAVLIREILPVVKFSDLVDPPDSCAVCLVEFEDQDEIRRLTNCRHIFHKSCLDKWVGYDQKTCPLCRTPVIPEDMQEAFNERLWAASGIPDFYGDYSQINAL, from the coding sequence ATGGGTTTCCCAATCGGGTATACAGAGCTACTGCTACCAAAGCTACTAATTCACACACTTTCCTTTCTGGGTTTCATCAGAAAACTAATCAACACTCTTTTTCGGATTCTGGGTCTTCCTGATTTTCTCGAACCGGATATTTCTTGGCCCGAAACACCGTCTCGGATGCCCGAATTCTACTCCGTTTCCGCCGTTCTTATCCGTGAGATTCTCCCCGTTGTTAAGTTTTCCGATCTGGTGGACCCGCCGGATAGCTGCGCCGTTTGTTTAGTTGAGTTTGAAGATCAGGATGAGATCAGACGGCTCACGAATTGTCGGCATATTTTCCATAAGAGCTGTTTGGATAAATGGGTCGGGTATGATCAGAAAACTTGCCCACTGTGTCGGACTCCGGTTATTCCTGAAGATATGCAAGAGGCGTTTAATGAAAGATTATGGGCTGCTTCTGGTATTCCTGATTTTTATGGGGACTATTCTCAAATTAACgctttataa
- the LOC126677822 gene encoding BTB/POZ domain-containing protein At1g63850, with the protein MAATSTSTTTTITSTSKTHLKFQSQPIKPKRRKFRETTISSTATSTAAADNNNTEHPSGYFIHTRKLDPPTIVSPDNSWCCPATSKPISLPSPPPPPLPSQQQHQSRRLPVQESDIVLDSPSPFKIRFSSGNLSPLIMDFLPNGNGHYNCINHSPHHETSPSSSFPSSFSKFNSALTAGLLNPMSPPPDNNNININATKPRSSPTLFEMMASEPDLQHQQQHRNQISNGNVTYNIQNRSGGTQMLSVQDKQSLIMQRISDILGNKSPGNQFNDSLSGDVKLTLSSKDGISVSISVHRQILVAHSRFFAVKLSDRWAKQQQRSSLPYVVEIADCDDVEVYIETLRLMYCKDLRRKLMKEDVCKVLGILKVSAAIGFDAGVLSCLEYLEAAPWAEDEEEKVASLLSVLRLEGVGAGEVLKRVSVEVTNGTEEGNDNDEVLLKLLNVVLEGKDEKARREMKGLVSKMLRENSSQNELRKESLYSACDGCLQLLRTHFLRAAGGDLEDIGQIARQADNLHWILDILIDRQIAEDFLKTWASQSELSIAHSKISAVHRHEISRVTARLFVGIGKGQLLTSKEVRCLLLQTWLVPFYDDFGWMRRASKGLDRHLIEEGLSNTILTLPLAWQQDILLAWFNRFLNSGEDCPNIQRGFEVWWRRAFWRRSGDQERTRPLRVITATIENS; encoded by the exons ATGGCAGCAACTTCTACCTCTACTACTACAACAATTACTTCAACTTCCAAAACTCACCTTAAATTCCAATCTCAGCCCATTAAGCCCAAACGCCGTAAATTCCGTGAAACCACTATTTCCTCCACCGCCACCTCCACCGCCGCCGCTGATAATAATAATACCGAGCACCCATCTGGCTATTTTATCCACACCCGTAAACTTGATCCACCCACCATTGTCTCTCCGGATAACTCGTGGTGCTGCCCTGCTACTTCAAAACCCATTTCACTCCCAtcaccaccgccgccgccgcttCCGTCACAGCAGCAACACCAATCTCGGCGGTTACCGGTTCAAGAAAGTGACATAGTTCTTGACTCACCGTCGCCATTCAAGATCCGATTCTCTTCCGGAAATCTATCGCCTCTCATTATGGATTTTCTTCCCAACGGTAACGGTCATTACAATTGTATTAATCACTCTCCACATCATGAAACTTCACCGTCTTCTTCTTTTCCGTCGAGTTTCTCTAAATTCAACTCCGCTCTTACCGCCGGTCTCTTAAACCCTATGTCACCGCCGCCGGataataataacattaacaTCAACGCGACAAAACCCAGATCAAGCCCGACCCTGTTCGAAATGATGGCGAGTGAACCCGACTTACAACACCAACAGCAACACAGAAATCAAATCAGTAACGGTAATGTTActtataatattcaaaatagGTCCGGTGGTACACAAATGTTGTCCGTACAAGACAAGCAGAGTTTGATTATGCAGAGAATATCTGATATTTTGGGTAATAAGAGTCCGGGTAATCAGTTTAATGATTCGTTAAGTGGCGATGTGAAGCTGACGTTGAGTTCTAAGGATGGTATTAGTGTTTCAATTAGTGTTCATCGGCAGATTCTTGTGGCGCATAGTAGGTTTTTTGCTGTTAAATTGTCTGATCGTTGGGCTAAACAACAGCAGAGATCTTCTTTGCCTTATGTTGTTGAGATTGCTGACTGTGATGATGTTGAGGTTTATATTGAGACTTTGAGGTTAATGTATTGTAAGGATCTCAGACGAAAGCTCATGAAAGAGGATGTTTGTAAGGTTCTTGGCATTTTGAAG GTGTCTGCAGCAATTGGATTTGATGCTGGGGTTTTGTCTTGCTTGGAGTATTTAGAAGCTGCACCGTGGGCTGAGGATGAAGAGGAGAAGGTCGCCTCGCTGTTATCAGTGCTTCGCCTTGAAGGAGTTGGAGCTGGAGAGGTACTTAAGAGGGTTTCGGTTGAAGTTACTAATGGAACTGAAGAGGGTAATGACAATGATGAAGTGCTTCTCAAGCTTTTGAATGTAGTTCTTGAAGGTAAAGATGAGAAAGCTAGGCGTGAGATGAAAGGCCTGGTGTCGAAGATGCTTCGAGAGAATTCTTCTCAGAATGAACTGAGGAAAGAGTCCTTGTACTCAGCTTGTGATGGATGTTTACAATTGCTTCGTACTCATTTTCTTCGGGCTGCCGGCGGAGATTTGGAGGATATTGGGCAGATTGCACGTCAAGCGGATAATTTGCATTGGATCTTGGACATTTTGATCGACAGACAGATTGCTGAAGATTTTCTTAAAACATGGGCATCACAATCTGAGTTGTCGATTGCACATTCTAAAATTTCTGCTGTTCATAGACACGAGATTAGCAGAGTTACAGCAAGGCTGTTTGTTGGGATCGGAAAGGGGCAGTTGTTGACTTCAAAAGAGGTGAGGTGTTTGCTTTTACAGACATGGTTGGTGCCATTTTACGACGATTTTGGGTGGATGAGAAGAGCTTCAAAAGGCCTTGATCGACATTTAATTGAGGAAGGTCTTAGTAACACAATTCTAACTCTCCCGCTGGCTTGGCAGCAGGATATTTTACTTGCTTGGTTTAACCGATTCTTGAATTCCGGTGAAGACTGTCCAAATATTCAGAGAGGATTCGAAGTTTGGTGGAGAAGGGCTTTCTGGAGACGCAGCGGTGATCAGGAAAGAACAAGGCCACTCAGAGTAATAACTGCAACTATCGAAAACTCTTGA